The Ancylobacter sp. WKF20 genome contains a region encoding:
- a CDS encoding autotransporter domain-containing protein: MASAALAVLALAGAAPQAHALDPTPNGVSNPVGPGGNGSSNPRGGGGGGGGAGVTGGAGAPGDSPAGTSGGGGAGGLAPVGANPAGNGDAGGDGEGGGSGGGGGGAAHGYFNSVSPTGVLVGGIGGDGGDGSAYDGFYGTVAGGAGNGGAGGFGASLTPGASPIVISQQVRGGNGGNGGDGVVVIIPHPGELPTIIASGGADGGAGGHGVFLSGDNGTLIIQQSVTGGDGGDGGDGSYGGAGGLGGAGLVISGDGWDVSIAGGATVTGGDGGQEGGGRFTPGEEGIGNVGILITGSNNQLSLAGGAAGGNSGGGLSQAGAFLISGDSNTVILEAGYSASGIVATGNTNILALGGASDGIFDMTNVGPVGATIAGFYTMEKLGTSTWTLTGTPAVDLSWTIEDGTLSIASASSLGLGSGTLTFAGGTLQATQSLSIGQAVTLSAAGGSVDVLPGQTLTLSGVVSGAGGLTLTDSGTLALNGANSFSGGVNLTQGTVRVGSSQALGTGTLNMSGGTTLAFGVNGLEIGNDINVGGMATIYVNAISGALASPITGTGGVTLAGDGTLYLTAANSFTGGTTIEQGTLYLGNGNVAGSILGGVTNNGVLVFNAPVDQSFAGVISGTGAVRVQGGATVTLTASNSFSGGITIANGSTLVIAADAALGGGAGGLTLESGTLATTGSFATARPVVLDGTASGTLTSTVLDVVAGTTLTLTAGMAEDSASALTKSGRGTLVLAGTNGFSAGLILGDGIVEVAADSALGAVTGGVTLAGGTLAMTASFQTERLFAVSPPGGTLDVAAGQTVTLDGALSGSGSLVKAGAGTLTMTADSSFSGPTTVLTGTLGLYGASLAASPVTVAGGATLTGFGSVNSIAVLAGGTLAGGWSGKDNPQAIPLLAATATLDPAAISLLTLGSGANSGIVTVRGDLALGGTLDVAGAPPHGAGIYRAFSYGGSLTGSVTLGSTPVGYTTTLDLSNDGQVNLALRDASPFQFWTATGGALGGSGSWTATSDTWVEAAFGIENPWGGEFGIFMGTAGTVTLEGRASFEQLEFVSDGYVIAPANAGSGLSVHDGSRIWVEGHDVTATIGVAITGTGGLEKIGAGRLVLTGDNEFVGGLRVSGGMVEVARDAGLGVAGGTIELARGGLLAAGSFNTGRTITLDGFGVLSALDGQTLGINGTIIGTGTLIKSGDGTVRLAGGNSFDGGTRIMAGRLVAAGGRALADGHGVEIDAPGTFALEASETIGSLAGEGSVELGAHTLTTGGDNQSTRFSGVIAGSGRLVKTGSGVMVLDGDNSFTGGTTIAGGQVTLGHGGTTGSLVGDVRNDGVLAVNRSDTLILDGTISGTGALVQQGWGTLILTGQNSYTGGTTITAGTLQIGNGGTQGWIVGPIVNDGALVYDLSSFYVFPAALTGSGSVTLTGGGSVLYAGSSFAGPVFVQQASLELASGVTSGSSFTIGAGGLLSGTGTIAALTVNSGGVVAPGYSPGTLVVAGNAAFNAGAIYQVDVAPGQVSDLIAVGGYVTIADGAQLKVVGAAGSYANSWSFNVLSAAGGIIGTFSGATSNFAFLDPVLSYSATDIEVTLVRNDIPFWQEARTANERATAIGVESLGAGNPVYDAVAAQLSGQAYAAFDALSGEIYASAETVMMQQSAYVRDAVNMRLRQAFGEGDLTGPATAALGTLPVVMWVTGVGGLGDSFGDGNAATIANSVGGVLAGFDATFNANWRGGVFGGYSSSWFDVEDRASSGSMDSYTAGLYAGGQYGPLALRLGGAYTWHDVSVTRSIVFPGYDAGASTSYTTGETQIFGQIGYAFALEGHRIEPFAGLAYVNLDDASALERGSSAALDVASGGMDTVYGTLGVTISKSFESQGRRYTPSITVGWQHAFGDITPEATMQFASGSDAFIVSGVPIAEDALVLGASLGIGFGPTASLALVYDGQIASSATQSAFSGQLLIRF; the protein is encoded by the coding sequence ATGGCCTCCGCCGCTCTGGCCGTGCTGGCGCTTGCCGGTGCCGCGCCGCAAGCCCACGCGCTCGATCCCACGCCGAACGGCGTCTCGAACCCCGTCGGACCCGGCGGAAACGGCTCGTCGAATCCCCGCGGCGGTGGCGGTGGCGGTGGCGGCGCCGGTGTCACCGGCGGGGCCGGTGCGCCTGGTGACAGCCCCGCGGGAACGAGCGGCGGCGGCGGGGCCGGCGGCCTCGCGCCGGTGGGCGCCAATCCCGCGGGCAATGGCGACGCCGGTGGAGATGGGGAGGGTGGCGGCTCGGGAGGTGGCGGCGGCGGGGCCGCCCATGGCTATTTCAACTCGGTGTCGCCGACCGGCGTGCTAGTCGGCGGTATTGGCGGCGATGGTGGCGACGGATCGGCTTATGACGGCTTCTACGGAACTGTCGCGGGTGGCGCCGGCAATGGCGGCGCGGGAGGATTTGGCGCGTCGCTGACCCCGGGCGCGTCGCCCATCGTCATTTCCCAGCAGGTGCGCGGCGGCAATGGCGGCAATGGCGGCGATGGCGTCGTCGTCATCATCCCGCATCCGGGCGAACTGCCCACCATCATCGCCAGCGGCGGCGCCGATGGCGGTGCCGGCGGTCATGGCGTCTTTCTTTCCGGCGATAACGGCACGCTCATCATCCAGCAGAGCGTCACGGGTGGTGATGGTGGCGATGGCGGAGACGGAAGCTACGGCGGCGCGGGCGGTCTCGGCGGCGCCGGTCTTGTCATTTCCGGCGATGGCTGGGATGTCTCCATCGCCGGCGGCGCCACCGTCACCGGTGGCGATGGCGGGCAGGAGGGCGGCGGGCGCTTTACGCCCGGCGAGGAGGGCATCGGCAATGTCGGCATCCTCATCACCGGCAGTAACAACCAGCTGTCCCTCGCCGGCGGTGCGGCGGGCGGCAATAGCGGCGGCGGGCTTTCGCAGGCCGGTGCCTTCCTGATCTCCGGCGATTCCAACACGGTGATACTGGAGGCCGGCTACAGCGCCAGCGGCATCGTCGCCACCGGCAATACCAACATATTGGCGCTCGGCGGCGCGTCCGACGGCATATTCGACATGACGAATGTCGGTCCCGTTGGCGCCACCATTGCCGGCTTCTACACGATGGAGAAGCTCGGCACGAGCACCTGGACGCTGACCGGCACACCCGCGGTCGATCTGAGCTGGACGATCGAGGACGGCACACTGTCCATCGCCTCGGCCAGCAGTCTCGGCCTCGGCAGCGGCACGCTCACCTTCGCCGGCGGAACGCTGCAGGCGACCCAAAGCCTGTCGATCGGGCAGGCCGTCACCCTCAGCGCGGCGGGTGGCTCCGTCGATGTGCTGCCCGGCCAGACCCTCACCCTCAGCGGCGTGGTGAGCGGGGCAGGGGGGCTGACGCTCACCGATAGCGGCACGCTGGCCCTCAACGGCGCCAACAGCTTTTCCGGCGGTGTGAACCTCACGCAGGGCACCGTCCGCGTTGGCAGCAGCCAGGCGCTGGGCACCGGCACGCTCAACATGAGCGGCGGGACCACGCTCGCCTTCGGCGTCAACGGGCTGGAGATCGGCAACGACATCAACGTCGGCGGGATGGCGACGATTTATGTCAATGCGATCAGCGGCGCGCTGGCGAGTCCGATCACGGGCACCGGCGGTGTGACGCTGGCCGGCGACGGGACACTGTATCTCACCGCCGCCAACAGCTTCACCGGCGGCACCACCATTGAGCAGGGCACGCTTTATCTCGGCAATGGCAATGTCGCGGGCTCGATCCTTGGCGGCGTCACGAATAACGGCGTCCTGGTCTTCAATGCGCCCGTGGATCAGAGCTTTGCCGGCGTCATTTCCGGCACCGGCGCGGTGAGGGTACAGGGAGGCGCGACCGTCACCCTGACCGCCAGCAACAGCTTTTCCGGCGGCATCACCATCGCCAATGGCTCGACGCTGGTGATCGCCGCCGACGCCGCGCTCGGCGGCGGGGCCGGGGGGCTCACGCTTGAGAGCGGCACCCTCGCCACCACGGGCTCCTTCGCGACGGCGCGCCCGGTTGTGCTCGACGGCACGGCGTCCGGCACGCTGACGAGTACGGTTCTCGACGTCGTCGCCGGGACCACGCTGACGCTCACGGCCGGCATGGCCGAGGATTCCGCCTCGGCGCTGACCAAATCCGGCCGCGGCACGCTGGTGCTGGCCGGCACGAACGGCTTCAGCGCCGGCCTCATCCTTGGCGATGGCATCGTCGAGGTGGCGGCGGATAGCGCGCTCGGGGCCGTGACAGGCGGCGTAACCCTTGCCGGTGGAACGCTTGCCATGACCGCGAGTTTCCAGACCGAACGGCTGTTCGCCGTATCGCCGCCCGGCGGCACGCTGGATGTGGCGGCCGGCCAGACGGTGACGCTGGATGGCGCGCTCAGCGGCAGCGGCAGCCTCGTCAAGGCGGGTGCCGGTACGCTGACCATGACCGCCGACAGTTCCTTCTCCGGCCCTACTACCGTCTTGACCGGCACGCTGGGTCTCTATGGCGCCTCGCTCGCGGCATCGCCGGTCACCGTGGCGGGCGGTGCGACGCTGACGGGATTCGGCTCCGTCAACTCCATCGCGGTGCTCGCGGGCGGAACCCTTGCGGGCGGGTGGTCGGGGAAGGACAACCCGCAGGCCATCCCGCTCCTTGCCGCCACGGCGACGCTGGATCCGGCCGCGATATCCCTCCTTACGCTGGGGTCCGGTGCCAATTCCGGCATCGTCACCGTGAGAGGCGATCTTGCCCTTGGCGGCACGCTGGATGTCGCCGGCGCGCCGCCGCACGGGGCAGGCATCTACCGTGCCTTCAGCTATGGCGGCAGCCTGACCGGCAGCGTGACGCTGGGTTCCACGCCGGTCGGCTACACAACGACGCTCGACCTCAGCAATGACGGGCAGGTCAACCTCGCCCTCCGTGATGCGAGTCCCTTCCAGTTCTGGACCGCAACCGGGGGCGCACTGGGCGGCTCGGGCAGCTGGACGGCCACGAGCGACACCTGGGTGGAAGCCGCGTTCGGCATCGAAAATCCCTGGGGTGGCGAGTTCGGCATCTTCATGGGCACCGCCGGCACCGTCACGCTTGAGGGCCGCGCCTCCTTCGAGCAGCTTGAATTCGTCAGCGATGGCTATGTCATCGCCCCGGCAAACGCCGGCTCCGGTCTCTCTGTACATGATGGCAGCCGGATCTGGGTCGAGGGCCATGACGTGACGGCCACGATCGGCGTGGCCATCACCGGCACCGGCGGGCTGGAGAAGATCGGCGCTGGCCGGTTGGTGCTCACCGGCGACAACGAGTTTGTCGGCGGGCTGAGAGTGAGCGGCGGCATGGTCGAGGTCGCGCGCGATGCCGGCCTCGGGGTTGCCGGCGGCACCATCGAACTCGCGCGCGGCGGGCTGCTCGCGGCGGGGTCGTTCAACACCGGACGCACGATCACGCTCGACGGCTTCGGCGTGTTGAGTGCGCTCGACGGGCAGACACTCGGCATTAACGGCACCATCATCGGCACCGGCACGCTCATCAAGAGCGGTGACGGCACGGTCCGGCTAGCCGGTGGCAACAGCTTCGACGGGGGCACCCGCATTATGGCCGGGCGGCTCGTGGCGGCCGGTGGGCGCGCGCTGGCGGACGGCCATGGCGTCGAGATCGACGCGCCCGGCACGTTCGCGCTGGAAGCGTCAGAGACCATCGGCTCGCTGGCGGGCGAGGGCAGTGTCGAACTGGGCGCCCATACGCTCACGACCGGCGGCGACAACCAGTCGACCCGCTTCTCCGGCGTGATCGCCGGCAGCGGCCGTCTGGTGAAGACCGGCTCCGGCGTCATGGTGCTCGACGGCGACAACAGCTTCACCGGCGGAACGACCATTGCCGGCGGACAGGTCACGCTGGGCCATGGCGGCACCACGGGCAGTCTTGTGGGCGATGTGCGCAATGACGGTGTACTGGCCGTGAATCGGTCCGATACGCTCATCCTCGACGGCACGATTTCCGGCACCGGCGCGCTGGTCCAGCAGGGCTGGGGTACGCTGATCCTCACCGGCCAAAATAGCTACACCGGCGGGACGACGATCACGGCGGGCACGCTGCAGATCGGCAATGGCGGCACGCAGGGCTGGATCGTCGGTCCCATCGTCAATGACGGCGCGCTCGTCTACGACCTCTCCAGCTTCTATGTGTTTCCCGCGGCGCTCACCGGCTCCGGCTCGGTGACGCTGACGGGCGGCGGCTCGGTGCTCTATGCCGGCAGTTCCTTCGCCGGGCCGGTCTTCGTGCAGCAGGCCAGCCTTGAGCTGGCCTCCGGCGTCACCAGCGGCTCATCCTTCACCATCGGCGCGGGCGGCCTGCTGAGCGGCACGGGCACCATCGCCGCGCTGACCGTGAATTCGGGCGGTGTAGTCGCGCCGGGTTATTCGCCGGGCACGCTGGTCGTTGCCGGCAATGCCGCCTTCAATGCCGGGGCCATCTATCAAGTCGATGTCGCGCCGGGGCAGGTGAGCGATTTGATCGCGGTCGGCGGCTATGTGACTATTGCGGACGGGGCACAACTGAAAGTTGTCGGTGCGGCGGGTTCCTATGCCAATTCGTGGAGCTTCAACGTCCTCTCCGCCGCGGGCGGCATCATCGGTACCTTCTCCGGCGCCACCTCCAATTTCGCCTTCCTCGATCCGGTGCTGAGCTACAGTGCAACCGACATCGAGGTCACGCTGGTGCGGAACGACATTCCGTTCTGGCAGGAAGCGCGCACGGCCAATGAGCGGGCAACCGCCATTGGCGTGGAATCGCTCGGTGCGGGCAACCCGGTCTATGACGCGGTGGCCGCGCAGCTCTCGGGGCAGGCCTATGCCGCCTTCGACGCGCTCTCGGGCGAGATCTACGCCTCGGCCGAGACGGTAATGATGCAGCAATCGGCCTATGTGCGCGACGCGGTGAACATGCGGCTGCGCCAGGCTTTCGGCGAGGGCGACCTGACCGGCCCGGCAACCGCCGCGCTCGGCACGCTGCCCGTGGTCATGTGGGTCACGGGTGTCGGCGGCCTGGGCGACAGCTTCGGCGACGGCAACGCCGCGACCATCGCGAACTCGGTGGGCGGCGTGCTCGCCGGCTTCGACGCCACCTTCAACGCCAATTGGCGCGGCGGCGTCTTCGGCGGCTACAGCAGCTCCTGGTTCGATGTGGAGGACCGCGCCTCCTCGGGCTCGATGGACAGCTACACGGCGGGTCTCTATGCCGGCGGGCAATATGGACCGCTCGCGCTGCGGCTTGGCGGTGCCTATACGTGGCATGACGTGTCGGTCACGCGCAGCATCGTTTTCCCCGGCTATGACGCTGGCGCGAGCACCAGCTACACGACGGGCGAGACGCAGATTTTCGGCCAGATCGGCTATGCCTTCGCGCTCGAGGGCCACCGGATCGAGCCCTTTGCCGGTCTTGCTTATGTCAATCTCGACGACGCCTCGGCGCTGGAGCGCGGGTCCAGCGCCGCGCTCGATGTGGCGAGCGGCGGGATGGACACCGTCTATGGCACCCTCGGCGTCACCATCAGCAAGAGTTTTGAGTCGCAGGGCCGCCGCTACACGCCGAGCATCACGGTCGGCTGGCAGCACGCCTTCGGCGACATCACGCCCGAAGCCACCATGCAATTCGCCAGCGGCTCGGATGCCTTTATCGTGTCCGGGGTTCCCATCGCTGAGGATGCGCTGGTTCTCGGCGCCTCCCTCGGCATCGGCTTCGGCCCGACGGCGAGCCTCGCGTTGGTCTATGACGGCCAGATCGCCTCGTCGGCCACGCAGAGCGCCTTCAGCGGCCAGTTGCTGATCCGCTTCTGA
- a CDS encoding TIGR03032 family protein, with protein MIDTASPAADAVGSGATQISCSRGFSEWLAAHAVSLALSSYQTGQLILIGRSPQGEVSFHRRDFQRAMGLWAEPGRLFVAARQQIWRLENVLAPGEVANSVFGTLYVPRAADITGDLDIHEIGRDAQGRLIFVNTRYSCLATVSATHAFQPLWKPRFISRLAAEDRCHLNGLCLEAGHPRYVTAVARTDVVDGWRAHRAGGGVVIDVAENTVVAEGLSMPHSPRLYRGELYVLDSGRGMLVRLDPRSGARTEIAFCPGFLRGLSFHNGHAIVTLSLPRDSNFGGLPLQDAIAQRGGEPWCGVQIIDLASGDIVHWVRFEGAIRELFDVVALPGILCPMGAPSQGPDFASVITMEAPARDLDAPGWS; from the coding sequence ATGATCGACACCGCCTCCCCCGCCGCCGACGCCGTCGGAAGCGGCGCGACGCAGATCTCCTGCTCGCGCGGCTTCAGTGAGTGGCTTGCCGCCCATGCGGTCAGTCTCGCCTTGTCGTCCTACCAGACCGGGCAACTGATCTTGATCGGGCGCAGCCCGCAGGGCGAGGTGTCCTTCCACCGGCGCGATTTCCAGCGTGCCATGGGTCTATGGGCTGAACCCGGCCGCCTCTTCGTCGCAGCCCGCCAGCAGATCTGGCGGCTGGAGAACGTGCTGGCGCCGGGCGAGGTCGCCAATAGCGTCTTCGGCACGCTTTATGTCCCGCGTGCCGCCGACATCACCGGAGATCTCGACATTCACGAAATCGGCCGCGACGCGCAGGGGCGGCTCATCTTCGTCAACACCCGCTATTCCTGCCTCGCCACGGTAAGTGCGACCCACGCCTTCCAGCCGCTCTGGAAGCCCCGCTTCATCTCGCGCCTTGCCGCCGAGGATCGCTGCCATCTGAACGGCCTGTGCCTTGAGGCGGGCCACCCGCGCTATGTCACGGCGGTGGCGCGGACTGACGTGGTAGATGGCTGGCGCGCCCATCGCGCCGGCGGCGGCGTGGTGATCGACGTCGCCGAAAACACGGTAGTGGCGGAAGGCCTATCGATGCCGCATTCGCCCCGGCTGTATCGGGGCGAGCTTTATGTGCTGGATTCCGGGCGTGGCATGCTGGTGCGCCTCGATCCCCGCTCCGGCGCGCGCACTGAGATCGCCTTCTGCCCGGGCTTTCTGCGCGGCCTGTCGTTCCACAACGGCCACGCCATCGTCACGCTGTCCCTGCCGCGCGACAGCAATTTCGGCGGCCTGCCTCTTCAGGACGCCATCGCCCAACGCGGCGGGGAACCCTGGTGCGGGGTGCAGATCATCGACCTCGCGAGCGGCGATATCGTCCACTGGGTCCGCTTCGAGGGGGCGATCCGCGAGCTGTTCGACGTTGTAGCTCTGCCGGGCATCCTGTGCCCGATGGGAGCCCCCAGCCAGGGACCAGACTTCGCCAGCGTCATCACCATGGAGGCGCCCGCGCGCGACCTCGACGCGCCGGGCTGGAGCTGA